GGATGTCTGTTATTGTCAAAATAACGGCAGAACAAACGCCTTTGTCTGCGAGGGGTCTGTGAAAGAGTGATGTCACAAGAAAAATCATTAGGAATTTGCTGTAACTGCATGATTAAATAGTCATTAGAGATTAAACGGTATGAAAATTTTGCATCACgattatagtgaccaaaatcaccccggttatcaatattatcatggttttgtgaACAATTtcaagaaatgtaaaaaaaaatgcaaaccaaatttaaaatgattttacatgtaagtgcacttttgttcacataaacatcaataaaaataaacatcaatCAAAATAACATTAACCATGGAACATAAGGGGTCGTGAGATAATAGTTCagataaaacacaaaacactCCTTTACTTTATGACCCAGGAGTAAGCAGCACGACCTCCATCCGCTTTTCATTGAGTTTGTGAGAATTTGCAACTGTTTTAACCTTAAATACACAAACGCGTCAAAATTCCCAGcttttgcaagtatcctcataaacacgacaatttaggtcttaagagaaagtaaacagctaaaagagaaatgACCTGTGTTCACAGCAATCACAGAAGAAACAAACAGAAagcagaaaagagctttaaACTCATCAGATCACATAATTTAatgaaaatttataaaaaagatgGATCTgtctaaaaaaatattaagtaaacatTTGTCAGTACAACTAGATTTCCctaattttgttttaatttaaattcaGTCAGTAAAGCACTGTCATCACAAACACATGCGAGCAGACGTGAATTCATATGTTTGCCTCATGTTATTGTTTAAATTGATTGATGCTGGACAGGGGTTTTCGAGCTGTGACACTGGCACGGTTAAATggtataaaaaaatgatgtggTAATACTAACCATTGGACATTTTTATCGCAGTCAGCCGTTAAACTGGTAATCGTTACATCTCTAATGTTACAGGTTTGGTAACCACAATTACATGTgaagattattttttaaatatgtaaccACCCAGACAGCAGATGATTCCAGGCAGGATCCACGCCACAGTCAGCAGCTCCGGTGCGGATCCGGcccagagtcgtctgctgtctgggcaCTTACTAGTTTTGTCTTTTTTGGTAGGGATTCAAGCTTACTCATCAGAAATGCTCCATGTCAACTCCGATTCAACTTTCGGTGAGATTGAGTAAATAATTCACAAAAAACCAACAACACTTTTTACATATTTACCATTCGGATTCCTTCTCCTCTGCATAGCTGCTCATATTTTCTCTTTTCAGGGAGAAATTCCTTTTTTTTTGTCTCCTTTTCTTCCTCTTTCTTGCTCTCCTCCTGGGTACTTTGCTCTTTATCTGCCTTTGTCTGCTTGGCTAGCTGGTATTCAAAATACTTCAGGTTCCCAAGGGCTCGCTTGTGCTCGGCATCTGTACAGCACAGATGAATGTTTTATCTTAAAATGTATGTGTTATATATCTATCAGTACATTCAGGCTAAAGGTTGCATCTATAACTAGTTACATTTCAAGATGATTTGCGTAACTTAGCACCACTaacaacaacagaaaaaaaaaatgaaatctgTTACCCCTTGATTTTTAGTACTTGGTATTTGGAAAAACACCTGTGATAGGTAAAGTATTTTAACAGAAGAAACTACACATCTTCTTGAAGATACTTACCCACAGTAAGCAGTCTCTTGGTATGTTCAAGAGCTCTCTCCAGCTCCCCCTGCTGGTAGACTGAATAGCTGAGGTAGTCCAGCACCGTCACAATCTCAGTGCTGGATTCTTCCCCCTCATCCAGCTGCTTGAGCGCCTGAGCCATCCACAACTCCGTATGGTAGTAATCTGCTTCAGAGTAGGCAATTTTTCCCAGCTCATAACAGTCCTCTACAGACAGTGTGCTCTTGAAGGGCAGGTCTGTGGTGATGCCTACAATAAAACGTGTGTTAAATTCACAGTTAGTATCGTGGGTGTACATGTATTTGTCTTGGTGTGGTATGTAGGTCACACTCACCAGGCAGATTTCCAGAAGAGATGGTCTGTGTGTCTAGGCGATAAGTGTCCTGCAGTCGGAGGAGAGCTTTGCCGGCACCCGTCTGGTCTTCCTCATTAGGGAAATACTGGCGCTGAATGGTTAAGTTTGAGATGAAGCCTAATAGAAAACACACCATTAAAGATCTATCTTATGAAAGGAAACTGCATATCTGCCCCTAgttttgtaaagaaattaaacTTAACATTAAACACATTTCAGCAAATACataactttcatttttaaaagtatgttttgttttggtACATTAAAAAGCCATAAATGTACATAAATTCATATAAGTCTGCTTTTAAATCAGTGACAGACCGATATACAGTATATCAGCCAATATTTGGATTTCTTATTAGACAATAAATCTTTCTGCTCcttaaactatatatatttacatacacacttacacacttacacacacacacacacacacacacacacacacacacacacacacacacacacaattccCTGACTTTTAATGTCTAGAATAGGCATTTCAAAATTCCAATTCCAcaccaattttttttgtcattaattTACTTTGGTTAGATTTGTGTTACATGGATCTCACATCAACAAGCTTTCTCAATATCAGTTTCAGCATCAGCTCTAAAAAAACATATTAGTTGACCACTATTTAAATCTATCCTTACTTGCTATAAATTCTGTGAAAACATTAACAAAACAATGAATTACTGCATTAAccagaaacttttatttttgtctcGGGTGACATCTCCTATGTACTTCAGATGTAAATGGCACTGACCATCAGACATATCCTTGAGCACCAGATCTTCCACGTCGCCCCACTCTGTGTTTAATCTCTTCATCAGTTTAAATGCATTGACAGGGTGACCCAAAAACCCCTCCGGGTCTTGTGTGGCTGTGGCTGTTAAAGCATCCAGCTTCTCTGCCCACCtgacaacaaacacacactgagtACTGGGATCATGAGCGTAAATACATATTTGCTTTTATACATATAGGCCAGAAGGTTTataaacacatgcaaatgataaacttttctATATAAATTGTTATCTATAGTATATGTAGCCACTGGTATACTTTGTACATAACGGCAAAGTGGTTCCCATGATTATATTAGCTTAAAGTTTAACACTGCATGCAACAAATAACAGTTTTAGGAACAGAAGGCtacttgttttgtttaaaatgcattttttcccTCTAAGACATGCAAGATGAGCTAAGCAAGATGTATTTGTAACTGtcctattttctgatttttCTGATTTGACATTTCAGTAAGATGTTACGATTTCAGGAAGGTCAAAAGTGTCCCTAAATGAAGAATGACCCATGTAGTGTATCATCAGATATGACTCACTGTTTGACCTGCTCCAGTTTGCTCTCTTCTGCTTTGATGTAGTCTTTCAGTGATATTACCAGGTCTTTCTCTGTAAACAGCAGATCTGTCATGTGACCTGCCAACACATACCACAGAGATTTTCAACCAGAAATGTTAAAGCGCTCAGCATTTACTCCCCCTTAATGTTGCTCCAAAACCTGCATGATTTACTTTCTTCATAACACAAGACAACATCCTGTGGATTTAATACATGATGACTGTCTTGACACGTCAACCGTGCATAATACCATAAATACTAATGTACTGAATCCAGATGTATACacttaacaaatgttttttctgTTCTGTTCAGGAAAATCATGAATCGAGTTTTGAAAGGTTTATGTACAcaataaaaaatttttacacattaaacTCATAAAATGGAAAGAGGTCACATACCGATGGAGGTGAAGAAGTCATTGTGAGCAGAGGAAAACTTATGCAGACAGCTCAGGAGCAAAATACAATGCACGCTCCAAACTCCCATCCTAACccccatacacacacacacgcacttaaaagatctgaaagagaaaaaaagttGACCATTAACTGAAGTTTACAGACATTTAATGGAACAATTATATAAACCATCCGGTGTGCCTAACAAAGTTATTTGTTGCTTTTTAAACTGTGAAAATTAGTTTATCCTGAATCACGAGCTGACAGCATCGTACGTCAGCAGCGTCACTGCAGTGTCGTGCACATGGTTGACAACAGACCCGGAAGAGAAGCCAATgttgaataaagtcataattttttagtattttaggaccaaaatgtattttcgatgcttcaacaaattctaactgtcccactgatgtcacatggacatctttgatgatgtttttattacctttatgGACATGGagagtataccgtacatagattttcaatggagggtcagaaagctctcagactaaatctaaaacaccTTAATCTgaaagatgaacggaggtcttacgagtttgaaacaacatgagagggagtcattaatttttttgggtgaactatccctttaaattgttatatttaatcCTTGGATGCTTTAAGAGCTTAAAAATACAGATCCAGGCACCTGAGGATTTGCATTATATGAAGGACCATAATTTCAGCTAAATATCTTCTTTAGTGTTCCACTGAAAAAAATCTTCATTCTTGGGTGTACTAACCACAAGCAAACCACATACCAAAAATAGAGCGTGAATCAGGAAACTGACAAGCAAAATGTGAAAGTCTcagattttaagaaaaaaaagggAAGTTTATAAAGTTACGTTTATTCTACTTTAGCATATGAAATAAAGTATTGAACTTCTCATAGTTGTTGCATGTATTTCAGCAATGTTATTGTGCAGTCAGTGAGACGTGCAGTAACATGAGGCGAGACACTGTAGAGTTGTTCAGATCCAAACACTGAGAGATGCCACTGAGTCCACTCAATAACCCACAGGCAGTGACTGTCAGCTCACAGCAGTCAGTTACATTACATACAGCAAGCCTGTGGATTCAATTTGTAAACAGGGCAGCACAACAGAGCAAACTTCTTCATTTCATTAACAACTAATATTTGCCACCTTTATAAATGGTTGCCTCTGCATGCTGTATAAGGACTGACTTTTCCTTTTACAGACATCTACAATTAGACTTTGGCTGGATCCAACCTGGCATACAGTTTTATTTGCTCTGATTACCAAGGAACGGGCATCAAAGCGAATTTTGTAGGCGAGTTTCTGGTAAATTTTAATCGGAATATCACTGTCACTTCTACTGCAGATGTGGTAAATAAGTCATCTTTAATCAGCCACATTCTAAATTGCCTTTAATATGCTATAcctgtaaaaaaatactaaacAGTTAACACTTAACAATTACATGCGAAGTCCTAGACATGCAGTTGCCAGTTGGGCAGATgtggcctagtggttagagagttGTGCTTGCAACCAGAGCTTGCTGGTTTGATTCTCACAACTGGCAGGTTGTGCCTGcacgaacacattcaaccacataagTGTCTAGACCTCAAAAGCAATCTGGTCTAATGCGTTTTCTACTACCTCTGATGTATTCGAAATTGGATGAGCTTAAACGTTTTACACCCCCTGTATATAGCATCGCGCACCTGTGATCCGATCAAATTTCTCCCCAGGCACTACAGTGATAGCTGACCACTACTCTGGGTTAGTGTGTGTTCCAACGtttttactaggagcacagtggcccccaactgaaaattttaggggacGCAACCACAAAAGGGGCACATAcagtaaatcaacatgctaacaaaatgttcacatttctacactattactaataaataatttgatgatagatacaatgtgctgttttaaattcagtgtcacatcacaaaaaaggtcaaatttactggttgcacatgtgaTTTTAGTGGCACACTCCCAAATTTTGGTgtcaaaatgccaccatttggtggcagtctggagccctgtgtTCACTACTGAAGAATTCACTTTCCAATATGGGTCACCATACATTGGCCACTATTTCACATCATCTGTACTTATACAGCTTGGCAAAAGTGCTCAAATGATGGGGTGTTGTATACTTTATGTTTTCTAATTTGTGATCcttgaccacaaaaccagttttAAATTAGGAAAAAAATGGACCAGACTTGGACAAGATAAACAAGGACAAGATAGGACAAGACTTGGCCAAGATAAAACTATTTGAAGTTCTGGAGTTGCCCAAATTAACTCCTTTGCAACACAAATTACTAATAAAATGAATttatgaaaatcattttttaaatttgacactagaaaatttacaaaataacttcatggaacatgatctttacttaatatcctaatgatttttggcataaaatcaatcattttgACCAATACAATGGATTGTTGGCTATAACTACAAATATATCCGTGCTACTAATGACTGGTGTTGTGGTCAGAAACATACACACATGATGACATCAGGACAGAAACATACACATGATGACATCATGACAGAAACATACACATGATGACATCAGGACAGAAACATACACATGATGACATCAAGACAGAAACATACACATGATGACATCAGAAACATACACATGATGACATCAGGGCAGAAACATACACATGATGACATCAGAAACATACATGTGATGACATCAGAAACATACACGTGATGACATCAAGACAGAAACATACACATGATGACATCAAGACAGAAACATACACATGATGACATCAAGACAGAAACATAGACATGATGACATCAGGACAGAAACATACACATGATGACATCAAGACAGAAACATACACATGATGACATCAAGACAGAAACATACACATGATGACATCAGAAACATACACATGATGACATCAGGGCAGAAACATACACATGATGACATCAGGGCAGAAACATACACATGATGACATCAGAAACATACACATGATGACATCAGAAACATACACATGATGACATCAAGACAGAAACATACACATGATGACATCAGAAACATACACATGATGACATCAGGGCAGAAACATACACATGATGACATCAGGGCAGAAACATACACATGATGACATCAGAAACATCGGGACAGAAACATACACATGATGACATCAGAAATATACACATGATGACAGGACAGAAACATACACATGATGACATCAGAAATATACACATGATGACAGGACAGAAACATACACATGATGACATCGGGACAGAAACATACACATGATGACATCAGAAACATACAGATGATGACATCAGGACACAGGGTCTAGTTTTGCACAGGTAAATCCAAACCTTAATTATTAGTGAGAaacaaaaagattttaaaacattttaaagtacatttttaagaaacgAATGCAATAAAACTATAAATTGCATTATGATGGCAAAAACAAAAGTTTCATCATAATGTTGTGCAAGGCTGTAAAACATTTTAGATTCGTGTCCACaattaaatttattaaaataaaaacatatttaactctATAATGTGTGTACCTTTTAGCCATTGTTTCCTTACACCACCTTGTATGCTAGATGTAAACCTCAACAACACCTACATTTAACATTAACAGATATGGCAGACATCTATCCAAAGCCACTGACAGGTCATTCAAGCTTATATGTTTTCTGATTAACTTCATTTCCTGAGAATCAAACCCATGTCAGCTGTGTTTCTAGCATCATGCTCAACCCAAAACAACCAGAGCCAACCCTGAAACCAGGAGTGAGTTTTGTTCATTTGTGTATAAAACACAAGAGACAACAGCAACCAGGTTTGGAAATACAAAAAAGATGTATTGTGTTTTAGTTGTTGACTTAAACAacggctgctgctgctgctttgAAAAACTCTTGGTTGACTCATTTTTCACATATTCAAAAAGACAAAGAACTACTAGAAATCAAAAGCTATATTAAACAGGTTACCGGTAGGTAGACTATATTCACTTAATTTAAAAGAAAGTTCAGTAAGATGATGAACAATCCAAACGGCTGTATCTCATCATTGAAACTAAATAACCAGCACTCAAACCATACTTCACTTTCTGTGTTTAGAAGGCCATagaaaaaagaagaagaaacaaCATCTTGCAAATGCAATTCCCAACAGTTCCCAAGACAACAGAGCAACTGTTGGTGACAATAACAGCTGCTAAAACATGCACTTGTGCAAATTtccaaaaaacacaaatatacaTACTGAGAAGTCCAAATCATTTTAGATTCCTGTTgttaaaaatacatacaaaaaatACCGGCTTTTGGCCTTAAAATACAGGAATGTGATGAGAACCTGTGATTTGACTAAATCTTGGAGGAGCTAGTATTAACTTGTACAGACAGCTTGTCTAAAATCCTGCAGTGAATACACTGAAACGCAATAGCCTGAGGTTACATTAGGTAAGGTTACTGAATGTGGTCACTCAATATAACAGGCAAAAAACTACAAAAGTATCATGGTAAGGGTTGGATACCCAGTACCAAAGGTAAAATTTGGTAACAGTACTcagtaacaaaaacatttattttagtgaaAACAATAAGTCCAAAACCTCTTAAATttaacattttcctatttattaggaaattttaaaaatatagaaAACATCTAGATCTAGGTTGCAATTAAATGCCAAGTGTAAAGAGGTCCTGTAAGAAAGCCATTTGGTAACCTCACTATATCAGCACAAAACAGCAACACTGCCACTCAAACTTtctgttaaagagcacctttttcattgctaaaaacaacattcttttgtgtatttggtaaaatacaatttgttcgcgtggtttatggttcataaaacacattattttccacatactgtacatttttgtagctacAGATTTCCCTTTCCTCCAGAAACActcagattttgtacaaaactgtccctgattggccagctaatctgtacgttgtgattggcctgtaTAGCTCTTGACATCAGCCGGCAATGTGAccctccttaccatgtttgaaaaattcgctcacaatgcaaggagttaacttacaggctataAGTCTGAAGCgaaaggaattatgataatgtcggtcttgtctacatcaccaatcccaggaagtaaactgttgcttacaatccgggttttgttgtagtccaagaaaagagatttacgctggagacgataactcgcatcatcgtttactttggggtttgtacctttttcgtatcgttaacatgtactaatacacacttacacaccaaaaaaatttaaaaacgtgaacCATGAACCATGCTTTGATTTTGGTTCATTTACACTGCCAGTGATTTTTAATATCAGCTTCAGCAGAGTGTGATGAATCCCTGATCTCTGCATcattccagtttgcagacatgtTTTAGTTGTGGATGTCGATCTGCATTTAAACCAGGCTAAAGAACTGAAGGACAACCATTTCATTTTGACGACACATTCGTCATCACTACGACACACCCCTTACAGCACTGTTCCTGCCTTTTGTTCACACAGGGTTCGACCCGTGACTGATCCCAGCAATGTTGCTAGGTCGCCATTCCGGGATCATTCCTGGGATCAATTCCTGAACGTGTTTGAACACAGAAAGTCCTATGGGAATTTTAGGGCAATTTTCTAGGATCAACGTGCAGCTAAAATTGCTTTTATTTTCTTACTGTTGTGACTTTGGCAattaaaactaagttactacaGTTCAATACAAATGAATGCAGACTAGTACAGTACTTTGACAGAAATTTTGGTTACCATATTAACTTTTTGTGGGGTAAATATTGGATTTTACTTATTTGGGTAAAAATAGGGTTGATAACCATATactgttaaaatgtaaaataaattaaactagtATACACTTCATTTCTCATGCTGTACAATACTTAACTGCACTTTACTAAAGTAATTAAATGGTTACTAACGCCAGCTAACGGTTATCACGCAGTTTTTACAGAATTTTTGTAAACGATGGGAAATTGAGTGCCACGTCCCGTCCCCCCTCCCCCAGCGCATAAACCAAACACTACTAGTTTACTACTCTAACCACCGTTGCATTCAAACAACCAAAAATCCGTGTCTTTGACTTTTTATATTACTATTATCTGTTTTTGCCTATTCATATTTTCAAACAGAAGTGTACAAAAGAAACTTGCTACAGCGACAATTAAatctaaaaatataataataatgtaatatatGATGTCGTCATGTTTTAATAAAGCAAACTGCGTGCGATGTTGATAAGAAATCTGCACTTAAGCCATCAGTAGTGATAATAAGGTAAGTTTTAACATCATGTGCAGAAGTTACCAGAACAACACAGATTCTCAGTTCTTGATCATTGAGCGTCAGAGAAATCACGACCCAAGATGATTCTTCATCAATAACCGCGCTGAGGAAATCCCCAGACACCAAACTAACAAACATATAATCTATTAAAAAGCGGCGTCTAAGTTACAACTCAATACAGGCAGCAGGCACACTGAATGTATAAACTATGGAAATGTTGGGAAATTTCTAGAGTCTCGAGGCTGCTTTCCTTACATTGATAGTATGCGATCGTCTGCAGACATATTTACTTAAGTAGATCAACTCACCTTCGCCTCCTGGACCTGAGTAACACCAAAGTAGCTAAATGTTTTTTGATAGCTCCTCTCTTCTTCGACCTATCTATCTGGAGCACAACCGCTTTCACAAGCTGGAGATCAGATCAACTGTACTGTAGAAAAATCTGCAGGAGAATAATGTTTACACCGGAGCGCCACCTGCTGATCAAAatgcgttttaaaacgcaaaaaatttttgtttatttgttggtCATAAAAATCTCGTTTTATTGCAAgcgatttttttaaagataaaagtTAAAGCAGATATCAATTATCAGCTGAAATATCAGTCTGGATGCGTTACAAATATGAGAGCCGAGTGGGAGGACTTTCTTCAAAGGATCTTTGGTTACAATACAACATGCTAAGCACTTTTCTATCGCAAGGGGCGCTGTTTACTAATTACACCAAAGCCACCGGCAGGAACTACAGCAGCTGGTCCAGCTACTTGTGTATATTGTTGACGTATTAATGTGCAATATTGCATGCAGACAGCATACACATAGCGATCACTTTCGTAAATCTGTGCTCAAATCAGGCTGCATTTGTTTAAACGAAAAGCTTGCTCAAGCGGGGATCAGACAAAATTGCGAGACTCCATATTTGAACACTGTGTGACCGTGTTTGTAACATGTACAGTATTTATATCGTTTTGTACTTTTATGCATCGGCTTTTACAGCAATCTGCTGAACATAATCAATGAGATTTGACTGATTTAAAATCCAAGTAGATTTTAACTCTTTTGCCACTTTGTTCGCAAACAAAGTTTTAAAAGCAAGGTCTGTATCAAAGGCGAAAGTCTGGACGGTGTTTTCAAAGCTTTTATTTGACTTGTATACACACGTGCGTGTCTTTGAAAGCCTTTACGTTAAATATGCGAGGCAGTTTGTGGAGTTCATTTAAAACGCTGCATTTATTCAAGTCTGTGCTGAAGTCGAACCCTGCACTCTCTCGTTCCTGCTCCTCTGG
The Paramisgurnus dabryanus chromosome 1, PD_genome_1.1, whole genome shotgun sequence genome window above contains:
- the p4ha1a gene encoding prolyl 4-hydroxylase subunit alpha-1a isoform X3; translated protein: MGVRMGVWSVHCILLLSCLHKFSSAHNDFFTSIGHMTDLLFTEKDLVISLKDYIKAEESKLEQVKQWAEKLDALTATATQDPEGFLGHPVNAFKLMKRLNTEWGDVEDLVLKDMSDGFISNLTIQRQYFPNEEDQTGAGKALLRLQDTYRLDTQTISSGNLPGITTDLPFKSTLSVEDCYELGKIAYSEADYYHTELWMAQALKQLDEGEESSTEIVTVLDYLSYSVYQQGELERALEHTKRLLTVDAEHKRALGNLKYFEYQLAKQTKADKEQSTQEESKKEEEKETKKKEFLPEKRKYEQLCRGEGIRMTPRRQRRLFCRYFDNNRHPYYVIGPVKQEDEWDRPRIIRFHDIISDKEMEKVKELAKPRLRRATISNPITGILETAPYRISKRRATVHDPQTGKLTTAQYRVSKSAWLAAYEHPVVDRINQRIEDITGLDVKTAEELQVANYGVGGQYEPHFDFGRKDEPDAFKELGTGNRIATWLFYMSDVPAGGATVFPEVGASVKPKKGTAVFWYNLFPSGEGDYSTRHAACPVLVGNKWVSNKWIHERGQEFRRSCGLKETD
- the p4ha1a gene encoding prolyl 4-hydroxylase subunit alpha-1a isoform X2 → MGVRMGVWSVHCILLLSCLHKFSSAHNDFFTSIGHMTDLLFTEKDLVISLKDYIKAEESKLEQVKQWAEKLDALTATATQDPEGFLGHPVNAFKLMKRLNTEWGDVEDLVLKDMSDGFISNLTIQRQYFPNEEDQTGAGKALLRLQDTYRLDTQTISSGNLPGITTDLPFKSTLSVEDCYELGKIAYSEADYYHTELWMAQALKQLDEGEESSTEIVTVLDYLSYSVYQQGELERALEHTKRLLTVDAEHKRALGNLKYFEYQLAKQTKADKEQSTQEESKKEEEKETKKKEFLPEKRKYEQLCRGEGIRMTPRRQRRLFCRYFDNNRHPYYVIGPVKQEDEWDRPRIIRFHDIISDKEMEKVKELAKPRLKRATVHDPQTGKLTTAQYRVSKSAWLAAYEHPVVDRINQRIEDITGLDVKTAEELQVANYGVGGQYEPHFDFGRKDEPDAFKELGTGNRIATWLFYMSDVPAGGATVFPEVGASVKPKKGTAVFWYNLFPSGEGDYSTRHAACPVLVGNKWVSNKWIHERGQEFRRSCGLKETD
- the p4ha1a gene encoding prolyl 4-hydroxylase subunit alpha-1a isoform X1, whose protein sequence is MGVRMGVWSVHCILLLSCLHKFSSAHNDFFTSIGHMTDLLFTEKDLVISLKDYIKAEESKLEQVKQWAEKLDALTATATQDPEGFLGHPVNAFKLMKRLNTEWGDVEDLVLKDMSDGFISNLTIQRQYFPNEEDQTGAGKALLRLQDTYRLDTQTISSGNLPGITTDLPFKSTLSVEDCYELGKIAYSEADYYHTELWMAQALKQLDEGEESSTEIVTVLDYLSYSVYQQGELERALEHTKRLLTVDAEHKRALGNLKYFEYQLAKQTKADKEQSTQEESKKEEEKETKKKEFLPEKRKYEQLCRGEGIRMTPRRQRRLFCRYFDNNRHPYYVIGPVKQEDEWDRPRIIRFHDIISDKEMEKVKELAKPRLRRATISNPITGILETAPYRISKSAWLAAYEHPVVDRINQRIEDITGLDVKTAEELQVANYGVGGQYEPHFDFGRKDEPDAFKELGTGNRIATWLFYMSDVPAGGATVFPEVGASVKPKKGTAVFWYNLFPSGEGDYSTRHAACPVLVGNKWVSNKWIHERGQEFRRSCGLKETD